One stretch of Zingiber officinale cultivar Zhangliang chromosome 6B, Zo_v1.1, whole genome shotgun sequence DNA includes these proteins:
- the LOC121992682 gene encoding betaine aldehyde dehydrogenase 1, chloroplastic-like produces MAAAAISNRQLFIDGEWRKPILGKRIPVINPATEESIGDIPAATAEDVELAVEAARRALTRNKGKDWSRAPGAVRAKYLRAIAAKITEKKSDLAKLESLDCGKPLDEAAWDMDDVAGCFEYYADLAEALDGKQRSQVSLPMETFKCHILREPIGVVGLITPWNYPLLMAAWKVAPALAAGCTAILKPSELSSMTCLELAAVCEEVGIPAGVLNVLTGLGPEAGAPLASHPHVDKIAFTGSTDTGRKIMTAAAQVVKPVTLELGGKSPIIVFDDVEIDKAVEWTLFGCFWTNGQICSATSRLLVHENISGEFLRKLVIWAQNIKVSDPFEEGCRLGPVISEGQYEKIKKIISTAKSQGATILYGGGRPQHLGKGYFVEPTIITDVETSMQIWREEVFGPVLCVKTFKTEEEAIELANDTHYGLGGAVISKDPERCNRISEEIQAGIVWINCSQPCFCQAPWGGNKRSGFGRELGEWGLDNYLSIKQVTEYVSDDPWGWYQSPSKL; encoded by the exons ATGGCGGCGGCGGCGATCTCCAACCGGCAGCTCTTTATCGACGGCGAGTGGAGGAAGCCGATCTTAGGCAAGCGCATCCCCGTGATCAACCCCGCGACCGAGGAATCCATCG GAGACATTCCTGCGGCTACTGCGGAGGACGTGGAACTggcggtggaggccgcccggcgaGCGCTCACCCGGAACAAGGGTAAGGACTGGAGCCGAGCTCCCGGCGCCGTACGTGCCAAGTACCTCCGCGCCATAGCTGCCAAg ATAACTGAGAAGAAATCTGATTTGGCTAAACTGGAGTCTCTTGATTGTGGAAAACCTTTGGATGAAGCAGCATGGGACATG GATGATGTTGCCGGTTGTTTTGAGTATTATGCAGATCTTGCTGAAGCCTTGGATGGAAAACAAAGATCTCAAGTTTCTCTGCCGATGGAAACTTTCAAGTGCCACATTCTGAGAGAACCTATAGGTGTTGTTGGACTGATTACTCCTTG GAACTATCCTCTGTTAATGGCTGCATGGAAGGTTGCTCCTGCTCTAGCTGCTGGTTGCACTGCGATCCTCAAGCCTTCTGAGCTATCTTCCAT GACCTGTCTGGAGCTTGCTGCAGTTTGCGAAGAAGTAGGAATTCCTGCTGGTGTTCTGAATGTTTTGACTGGCTTAGGTCCTGAAGCTGGTGCTCCGTTAGCATCTCATCCTCATGTTGATAAG ATTGCATTTACTGGAAGCACTGACACTGGTAGAAAAATTATGACAGCTGCTGCCCAGGTGGTCAAG CCTGTAACACTGGAGCTTGGGGGTAAAAGCCCTATTATTGTCTTTGACGACGTTGAAATTGATAAAG CTGTTGAATGGACACTTTTTGGGTGCTTTTGGACAAATGGTCAGATCTGCAGTGCAACATCTCGCCTTTTGGTGCAT GAAAATATCTCAGGAGAATTTCTGAGAAAGCTTGTAATATGGGCTCAAAACATCAAGGTCTCAGATCCATTTGAAGAAGGATGCAGACTTGGTCCTGTCATCAGCGAAGGACAG tatgaaaaaataaaaaagatcatTTCAACAGCAAAAAGCCAAGGAGCTACTATCCTATATGGTGGTGGACGGCCACAG CATCTAGGAAAAGGATACTTTGTTGAGCCAACAATTATAACAGATGTTGAAACATCCATGCAAATTTGGAGAGAGGAAGTTTTTGGGCCTGTTCTTTGTGTCAAGACATTTAAGACTGAGGAAGAAGCAATTGAACTTGCAAATGATACTCA TTATGGCTTGGGTGGTGCTGTGATATCTAAAGATCCCGAGCGCTGCAACCGGATATCGGAG GAGATTCAAGCCGGAATTGTATGGATAAACTGCTCACAACCATGCTTCTGTCAAGCTCCCTGGGGAGGAAACAAGCGCAGCGGTTTTGGTCGTGAACTTGGCGAATG GGGGCTGGACAACTACCTGAGCATCAAGCAAGTTACTGAATACGTATCAGATGATCCATGGGGATGGTATCAATCTCCATCCAAAC